Proteins encoded together in one Carassius auratus strain Wakin chromosome 32, ASM336829v1, whole genome shotgun sequence window:
- the LOC113051965 gene encoding pleckstrin homology domain-containing family O member 2-like, which yields MEDGVKEEPAKPKEVTSAGKAGWLKKYSGKFFGSYKDRYIHLDRTVIAVYENEELTTCLEKLDLVNYETCHELKSIFTKKHRLILIRSPKYANKVQDVKLQAQTPEEKEAWIKALSEGISQSKNTVFDEVKVDESCSLEHVTRNRPKGDRGRRPPTRIHMKEAANVSSDGMFRLDLDGEVTVQNGTHGLKTEGDKQTEPSKPSAAMNNIPEEDTDEESTPQKKVIKPPMPPSKDNKPSETHKEDEAKNEEPAAQKKPPPMPPSKELKPCASVDGAAVEKNVSDSKVEVEAESTDSSEPTPSTKSVQPPTPPSKNMKPTQPVTPATVTTEEKEKNKDADGESTKLDGVSNEKEDLDNLEEVETIDPSKKVMKPEVVMLDSPIMPSKEPEQEVQDSKKASETTGEVATSLEPSQLNLTPLSTPESVKKSPGPPAPPKKKPGKAPAKTEDTASKSDPMVVASSETADIKLAIQEPKTEPIVDVSSEDLEEKSLDSGQHSGEESETGDHVTPSSAKLKGSSQELDLETSEEDRKPSDSKAESLEEPLLETPPTSSKTSVPNANPTPSQCANMSLDLTMPLKRSSKARSASLGDLLVENADKMEKNIPVNPQGSDVKDFQSKMSSENKETGELPNAIVTGQSGEMEMKGDSSPEFRKSDQLLKEATNLNNLNNRNRLSF from the exons GAATTGACAACATGCCTGGAGAAACTGGACTTGGTCAACTATGAGACTTGCCATGAGTTAAAGAGTATTTTCACGAAGAAACACAGACTGATACTAATACGAAGCCCCAAGTACGCTAACAAG GTCCAAGATGTCAAACTTCAAGCACAAACCCCGGAGGAGAAAGAGGCCTGGATAAAGGCACTGAGTGAAGGAATCAGTCAGTCAAAGAACACAGTCTTTGATGAG GTAAAAGTGGATGAAAGCTGCTCTTTAGAACATGTTACACGGAACCGACCAAAAGGGGACCGTGGAAGAAGGCCGCCAACAAGGATACACATGAAGGAG GCTGCAAATGTTTCAAGTGATGGAATGTTTAGACTAGACCTTGATGGTGAGGTCACGGTACAGAATGGAACTCATGGCTTGAAAACAGAAGGGGATAAACAAACGGAACCTTCTAAACCATCAGCAGCGATGAACAACATTCCAGAGGAGGACACTGATGAAGAGTCCACACCCCAGAAGAAAGTTATAAAGCCGCCCATGCCGCCATCAAAAGACAACAAACCCAGTGAAACTCATAAAGAGGATGAAGCCAAAAATGAGGAACCTGCAGCTCAAAAGAAGCCCCCACCGATGCCTCCATCAAAGGAGTTAAAACCTTGCGCCTCTGTTGATGGGGCTGCTGTTGAGAAGAATGTCTCGGATAGTAAAGTGGAGGTAGAAGCAGAAAGCACTGACTCTTCCGAACCAACCCCTTCCACCAAGAGCGTCCAGCCCCCTACTCCTCCTTCCAAAAATATGAAGCCTACCCAACCGGTAACACCAGCCACAGTCACAACAGAGGAAAAAGAGAAGAATAAGGACGCTGATGGTGAAAGTACCAAGCTAGATGGAGTTTCAAATGAGAAAGAAGACCTGGATAATTTAGAAGAGGTAGAGACCATTGATCCATCTAAAAAGGTCATGAAACCAGAAGTAGTGATGTTGGATTCACCCATTATGCCTTCAAAAGAACCTGAACAAGAAGTGCAAGACTCAAAGAAAGCCTCCGAGACCACTGGAGAAGTTGCAACCTCACTAGAACCTTCTCAACTTAATCTTACTCCACTTTCAACTCCTGAATCTGTGAAAAAGAGCCCCGGACCCCCTGCTCCACCCAAGAAGAAGCCAGGCAAGGCACCTGCCAAGACAGAAGACACTGCCTCAAAAAGTGACCCAATGGTCGTTGCGTCTTCAGAAACAGCTGACATCAAATTGGCTATTCAAGAACCCAAAACTGAGCCAATTGTAGATGTGTCAAGTGAAGATTTGGAGGAGAAGTCTTTAGACAGTGGCCAGCACTCAGGAGAGGAGTCTGAAACCGGTGATCATGTTACGCCGTCCTCCGCAAAGCTTAAAGGAAGCTCCCAGGAACTTGATTTGGAGACCAGTGAGGAGGATCGAAAACCTTCTGACAGCAAAGCCGAGAGCTTGGAGGAGCCATTGTTAGAAACCCCACCCACCTCCTCAAAGACCTCAGTTCCCAATGCAAACCCAACCCCAAGCCAATGTGCCAACATGTCCCTGGACCTCACCATGCCTCTCAAGCGTTCTTCCAAGGCCCGCTCCGCATCCCTAGGTGACCTCCTTGTGGAGAATGCAGAcaagatggaaaaaaatatacCAGTTAATCCACAAGGAAGTGACGTAAAGGACTTTCAAAGCAAAATGTCTTCTGAGAACAAAGAGACTGGAGAGCTGCCGAACGCAATCGTGACCGGACAGAGTGGTGAGATGGAAATGAAAGGGGACTCGAGCCCGGAGTTCAGGAAATCTGACCAGTTACTGAAGGAAGCCACAAATCTTAACAATCTTAATAACAGAAACAGATTAAGTTTTTAA